The Actinomycetota bacterium nucleotide sequence GGCCGCCCGACCGAGCTCATCCCGGGCTCGAGCAGTCTGTTCCGGGGTCTAGAGTCTGTTCTGAAGCACTCAAATCGTTTGGAGGAACCCACCGATGAACCGCCAGCTTTTGTGGCGCGGCCTGTTCGCCATCCTCGTGATCGCCGGCTCCGTGGCACTGGTCCTGACCCGCCCACCCCGACTGGGGCTCGACCTCAAGGGAGGCAGCCAGATCGTCCTGGAGACCGAGTCCACCGGCGGCCAAAGCGCCACCGACGACGCCGTGACCCGCACCGTCGAGGTGCTGAGGCGCCGGGTCGACCAGCTGGGCGTCTCCGAGTCCAGCCTCCAGCGCAGCGGCGACCAGCGGATCATCGTCGAGCTGCCCGGGGTCGAGGACCCGCAGCAGGCGGTCGACGTCATCGGCAAGACCGCCCAGCTGGAGTTCCACCCCGTGACCGGGGCGGCAGCGGCTCAGCCCGAACCGGAGGCCACGCCGAGCCCGGCCGCCGACGGCTCGATAGTCCTCAACGACGAGTTGGGCCGGTCGCTCAACCTCGGCCCGTCCCAGCTGAGCGGTGACGCCGTCCGCGGCGCCGACGCAATCCTGGACCCCAACGGCGCCTGGCAGGTCAGCATCGACTTCGAGCGGGCCGGCAGCGACAAGTGGGCCAGCCTGACCGGAACCGCCGCCTGCTCGCCCGACGGCGACCCCAAGCGCCTGGTGGCGATCGTCCTGGACAACAAGATCATCTCCGCCCCCCAGATCGACCCGAGCATCCCCTGCAACGAGGGAATCGACGGCGGGAGCACGGTCATCACCGGCAGCTTCGGCGAGGAGGAAGCCAAGGATCTGGCGTTGCTGATCCGGGCCGGCGCCCTCCCGGTGCCGGTGGAGATCGTCGAGCAGCGGACGGTCGGCCCGACGCTGGGCAAGGCGGCCATCGACGCCAGCACCCGGGCAGCGATCATCGGCGCCGCCCTGACCATCCTCTACATGATCTTTTACTACCGGGTGATCGGCGGCGCCGCAGCGATTGCGCTGGTGCTCTACGGGCTTATCTCGTTCGCAGTGCTGCTGGCGATCAACGCTACGCTTACCCTGCCCGGTATCGCCGGCTTCGTGCTGGCGATAGGTATGGCCGTCGACTCGAACGTGCTGGTGTTCGAACGAATACGGGAGGAGTACGTCGGCAAGAAGCGACCCCTGGCGGCGGTCAACCTCGGCTTCCGCAAGGCGCTCAGCGCCATCGGTGACTCCAACGCCACCACGGTCCTGGCGGCGGTCCTGCTGTTCTTCCTGGCATCGGGCGCGGTCCGAGGCTTCGGCGTCACGCTGACGGTCGGCGTGATCGTCTCAATCTTCACTGCTCTGGTGGTCACCCGGGTGCTGGTCGAGCTGCTGGTCAAGATCCCGGCGCTCCGCAAGCACCCTCGCCTCCTGGGTATCGAGTCCAAGCGGAAGCTGATGAACTGGCTGGAGGCCAAGCAGCCGAACGTAATAGGCCACAGCAAGATCTTCTTTGCAATCTCCCTGGTTGCGGTGGCGGCCGGCATCGGCGGCCTGCTGCTGAAAAACCTCAACTTCGGGCTGGAGTTCACCGGCGGCCGCTTGATCGAGTACGACACCGACCGGCCGGTGGACATCGAGGAGCTCCGCGAAGAGCTGGCCGGCATCGGGCTGCCCCGGGCCCTGGTCCAGGAGTCCGGTCAGGGCAATGTCAGCATCCGGACCGGCCAGGTGACCGAGGAGAAGGAAGCGGAGATCGAGGCCGTCACCACCAAGCTCGGCGGGTCTGTCGACAAGGAGCGGGACGAGTTCATCGGTCCGAGCATCGGCAACGAGCTTCGCCAGAAGGCCCTGATCGCGCTGGGGCTGGCTCTGCTCGCCCAGCTGGCCTACCTGGCGTTCCGGTTCCGTTGGAACTTCGGCCTGGCCGCAGTTCTGGCCATGTTCCACGACGTGTTGATCCTTATGGGCATCTTCGCCTGGCTGGGCAAGGAGATCGACGGCGTGTTCCTGGCGGCGTTGCTGACCGTAATCGGTTACTCCATCAACGACTCGGTGGTGGTGTTCGACCGCATCCGGGAGCGCCGGAGGGAGCGAACCAGCGAGAGCCTGGAGAAGGTCGCCAACGACGCCTGCCTGGAGACATTCCCCCGGACCATTAACACCGGTCTGGGTGCGTTCTTCATCCTGATCGCCCTTTACTTCCTCGGCGGCGAGAGCCTGCAGGACTTTGCCCTGGCGCTGATCATCGGTATCGCAGTCGGTACCTACAGCTCGGTGCTGACGGCGGCCCCGCTGTGCGTGATGCTCGACCGCTGGAAGCCGGCGCCCACGCCCATCCGCAAGACGGCCACCGGCAAAAAGCGGCCCACTTCCGGGTCGTCGCGCAGGCCGTCGTCCAGCCGGTCCCGCCGGTGAGCCGGCCGGGCCACTCCGGAGATGACTGAGGGGGCACTCGCATGAATCGATTGGTCCGGGAAGAGGAGCTGCCGGGTATCGGGCGGCGCTACAACGTCGAGGTCGACTACGGCGCAGTGCTGACGATAATCGTGCACAACAGCGGCCGGCGGGACCTCTACTTCTTCCCGCCGGACAGCGAGGTGCCGGTAACGGTAGCCATGAGCGACGAGCAGGCCAAGGTCGCCGGGTCGATCCTGACCGGCGGATTTTCGCCGCCCGAGGCGATCACTGAGGTCGAGAAGGTGGCGGGGGACCTCGCCATCGAGTGGTTCACGCTCAGCCCGGGGTCGCCGGGGACCGGGCAGAGCATCGAGGAGCTTCACATCCGTAGCGCCACCGGCATCAACGTGATGGCCATCCTTCGCGGGCACAACGTTATCCACGGGCCCCGTGATGCCGAGAGGTTCGAATCCGGCGACCGGCTGATAGTCGCCGGGCGCCACTCCAGCATGCCGGCCTTCCGGCGGCTGGTTGTCGGCGACTAGACGGGCGAACTAGGTGGGCGATGAGCTAATAGCCCTGGGAGGCGCCTTCCTCGTCGCGGGCCTGCTGGCGCGCATCGGAAGGCGGGTAGGGCTGCCCACAATCCCGTTCTTCATCCTCGCCGGCATCCTCACCGGCCCGAACACTCCCGGCTTCACCCTCATCCAAGAACCCGGCGCCCTCGAGCTGTTCGCGGCGGTCGGGCTGGTTCTCCTCCTGTTCCACCTGGGGCTCGAGTTCTCCCTGGGCGACCTGGTGACCGGCGGACGGTCGCTTGCTCTGGCCGGGGCGATCCAGATCGCGATCCGGGTCGGCGGGGGAATCCTGTTCGGCCTTGGCCTCGGCTGGGGAGTGCGAGAGGCGTTGGTCATCGGCGGGGCGGTCGGCATCTCCTCGTCGGCCATAGCCACCAAGCTGCTCGTGGAGCTCAGGCGCCTGGCCAATCCGGAGACCGGGTTGATCCTCGGGATCATCGTCGTGGAGGACGTCTTCGTGGCTCTCTACCTGGCCCTCCTCCAGCCGATCCTCGGCGGAGGAGAGGGCATAGGCGAGTCGGT carries:
- the secD gene encoding protein translocase subunit SecD, coding for MNRQLLWRGLFAILVIAGSVALVLTRPPRLGLDLKGGSQIVLETESTGGQSATDDAVTRTVEVLRRRVDQLGVSESSLQRSGDQRIIVELPGVEDPQQAVDVIGKTAQLEFHPVTGAAAAQPEPEATPSPAADGSIVLNDELGRSLNLGPSQLSGDAVRGADAILDPNGAWQVSIDFERAGSDKWASLTGTAACSPDGDPKRLVAIVLDNKIISAPQIDPSIPCNEGIDGGSTVITGSFGEEEAKDLALLIRAGALPVPVEIVEQRTVGPTLGKAAIDASTRAAIIGAALTILYMIFYYRVIGGAAAIALVLYGLISFAVLLAINATLTLPGIAGFVLAIGMAVDSNVLVFERIREEYVGKKRPLAAVNLGFRKALSAIGDSNATTVLAAVLLFFLASGAVRGFGVTLTVGVIVSIFTALVVTRVLVELLVKIPALRKHPRLLGIESKRKLMNWLEAKQPNVIGHSKIFFAISLVAVAAGIGGLLLKNLNFGLEFTGGRLIEYDTDRPVDIEELREELAGIGLPRALVQESGQGNVSIRTGQVTEEKEAEIEAVTTKLGGSVDKERDEFIGPSIGNELRQKALIALGLALLAQLAYLAFRFRWNFGLAAVLAMFHDVLILMGIFAWLGKEIDGVFLAALLTVIGYSINDSVVVFDRIRERRRERTSESLEKVANDACLETFPRTINTGLGAFFILIALYFLGGESLQDFALALIIGIAVGTYSSVLTAAPLCVMLDRWKPAPTPIRKTATGKKRPTSGSSRRPSSSRSRR
- a CDS encoding TrkA C-terminal domain-containing protein, with amino-acid sequence MNRLVREEELPGIGRRYNVEVDYGAVLTIIVHNSGRRDLYFFPPDSEVPVTVAMSDEQAKVAGSILTGGFSPPEAITEVEKVAGDLAIEWFTLSPGSPGTGQSIEELHIRSATGINVMAILRGHNVIHGPRDAERFESGDRLIVAGRHSSMPAFRRLVVGD